Proteins found in one Ammospiza nelsoni isolate bAmmNel1 chromosome 15, bAmmNel1.pri, whole genome shotgun sequence genomic segment:
- the CD99L2 gene encoding CD99 antigen-like protein 2 isoform X1: MAGRRLLGLLLAFAALLGAGHGDGTDDFNLEDALLDPVTRRPTPKGPRKPAGGTGGTDLDLADFFDTPVETTTKPARPTPKPFPRPGKPDTGFWDVIRTTTTKQPKTTRAPPKRNPEKDPMDFDLADALDDKNDRKDPGRPDVRPGEGFSDDDLASIVDGGYSPDKKKGASGNTDNNDYSGVAETGTIAGIASGLAMALIGAVSSYISYQQKKFCFSIQQGLNAEYVKGENMEAVVSEEPQVKYSVLETQSAEPPKQDSAKI; the protein is encoded by the exons GTCACGGGGATGGCACAGATGACTTCAACCTAGAGGATGCCCTGTTGGACCCCGTCACCAGGAGAC CCACTCCCAAGGGCCCCAGGAAGCCAGCAGGtgggacaggtgggacag ACTTGGATCTGGCTGATTTCTTTGACACGCCTGTGGAGACAACCACCAAGCCAGCCAGGCCCACTCCCAAGCCCTTCCCCAGGCCAGGGAAGCCAG ACACTGGCTTTTGGGATGTCATTcgcaccaccaccaccaagcAGCCAAAAACTACAAGAGCCCCTCCTAAGCGTAACCCAG AAAAGGATCCTATGGATTTTGACTTGGCTGATGCCCTTGATGATAAGAACGATAGGAAAGATCCTGGGAGGCCAGATGTAAGGCCAGGTGAAG GGTTTTCAGACGATGACCTGGCCAGCATCGTGGATGGTGGCTACAGCCCAGACAAGAAGAAGG GTGCCAGCGGCAACACCGACAACAACGACTACAGCGGAG TGGCAGAGACCGGGACAATCGCCGGCATCGCCAGCGGCCTGGCCATGGCGCTCATCGGGGCCGTCTCCAGCTACATCTCCTACCAGCAGAAGAAGTTCTGCTTCAGCATCCAGC AGGGACTGAACGCCGAGTACGTGAAAGGAGAAAACATGGAAGCCGTGGTGAGCGAGGAACCCCAGG tTAAATATTCAGTCCTGGAAACGCAGTCAGCAGAGCCACCAAAACAAGACAGTGCGAAGATATAA
- the CD99L2 gene encoding CD99 antigen-like protein 2 isoform X2, translating to MAGRRLLGLLLAFAALLGAGHGDGTDDFNLEDALLDPVTRRPTPKGPRKPAGGTGGTDLDLADFFDTPVETTTKPARPTPKPFPRPGKPDTGFWDVIRTTTTKQPKTTRAPPKRNPEKDPMDFDLADALDDKNDRKDPGRPDVRPGEGFSDDDLASIVDGGYSPDKKKGASGNTDNNDYSGVAETGTIAGIASGLAMALIGAVSSYISYQQKKFCFSIQQGLNAEYVKGENMEAVLNIQSWKRSQQSHQNKTVRRYKA from the exons GTCACGGGGATGGCACAGATGACTTCAACCTAGAGGATGCCCTGTTGGACCCCGTCACCAGGAGAC CCACTCCCAAGGGCCCCAGGAAGCCAGCAGGtgggacaggtgggacag ACTTGGATCTGGCTGATTTCTTTGACACGCCTGTGGAGACAACCACCAAGCCAGCCAGGCCCACTCCCAAGCCCTTCCCCAGGCCAGGGAAGCCAG ACACTGGCTTTTGGGATGTCATTcgcaccaccaccaccaagcAGCCAAAAACTACAAGAGCCCCTCCTAAGCGTAACCCAG AAAAGGATCCTATGGATTTTGACTTGGCTGATGCCCTTGATGATAAGAACGATAGGAAAGATCCTGGGAGGCCAGATGTAAGGCCAGGTGAAG GGTTTTCAGACGATGACCTGGCCAGCATCGTGGATGGTGGCTACAGCCCAGACAAGAAGAAGG GTGCCAGCGGCAACACCGACAACAACGACTACAGCGGAG TGGCAGAGACCGGGACAATCGCCGGCATCGCCAGCGGCCTGGCCATGGCGCTCATCGGGGCCGTCTCCAGCTACATCTCCTACCAGCAGAAGAAGTTCTGCTTCAGCATCCAGC AGGGACTGAACGCCGAGTACGTGAAAGGAGAAAACATGGAAGCCGTG tTAAATATTCAGTCCTGGAAACGCAGTCAGCAGAGCCACCAAAACAAGACAGTGCGAAGATATAAAGCGTGA